One window of the Planctomycetota bacterium genome contains the following:
- the ptsP gene encoding phosphoenolpyruvate--protein phosphotransferase: MQVLKGIGVSPGVSIAPSVVLDAEDVVIRKRQVDAQEVEAEVGRLDDAVGKAREELAALSASVADEHGKDVAGIFDFHIGLLGDPKLVKDVSEAVRAEQFSAEYATSQTMRRLAKRFERMPDEYLAARAKDVYDVERRVLRHLIGERQESLGRLERDVVVVAPDLLPSQTAALDRQRVLGFATDAGGRTSHTAIVARAMNIPAVVGLGDATSAITGGDVVVIDGTNGLIVIDPTDEQLIEYRERAVRRAAQTADLDRLRDLPAETQDGQRVEMLANIEFPSEIDDVLARGAGGIGLYRTEFLYLASDHEPTEEEHFAAYADAVRRLEGRPLVIRTLDLGADKYADETRSSTDVPSETRRRYEGRPQERNPFLGDRSIRLCLHDLPMFKRQLRAILRASAATKNADVRIMFPMITTIMELRQAKMVLHDVEEELEDEDLPFRRNIPIGMMIEVPSAALMAPQFAREVDFFSIGTNDLIQYTLAVDRTNERVAGLFNPAHPAVLSLIRGVIRAGKRAEIGVSVCGEMAGEPLYTLLLLGLGLSTFSMNGPDVPVVKRVIRHTTAKHARDVGRRVMSFDSERQVVHYLQEEMRRLLPDDDA; this comes from the coding sequence ATGCAGGTTCTCAAAGGCATTGGAGTCTCGCCGGGCGTTTCAATTGCACCGTCTGTCGTTCTCGATGCCGAGGACGTCGTCATTCGCAAGCGACAGGTCGATGCACAGGAGGTCGAGGCCGAGGTCGGCCGGCTCGATGACGCCGTCGGCAAGGCGCGGGAAGAGCTGGCCGCGCTCTCGGCCAGCGTCGCCGATGAGCACGGCAAGGACGTCGCGGGCATCTTCGACTTCCACATCGGGCTGCTGGGCGATCCGAAGCTGGTCAAGGACGTCTCCGAGGCCGTCCGGGCGGAGCAATTCAGCGCGGAATACGCGACCAGCCAGACCATGCGTCGCCTGGCCAAGCGGTTCGAGCGGATGCCGGACGAGTATCTCGCTGCTCGCGCCAAAGACGTGTACGACGTCGAGCGACGCGTCCTGCGTCACCTCATCGGCGAACGTCAAGAAAGCCTCGGCCGACTCGAGCGCGACGTCGTCGTCGTGGCGCCGGATCTCCTCCCGAGCCAGACGGCGGCGCTCGATCGCCAGCGTGTCCTCGGCTTCGCCACGGATGCCGGCGGACGCACGAGCCACACGGCCATCGTCGCCCGCGCGATGAACATCCCGGCGGTCGTCGGCCTGGGCGACGCGACCTCGGCCATCACGGGCGGCGACGTCGTCGTCATTGACGGGACCAACGGGCTCATCGTCATCGACCCGACCGACGAGCAGCTCATCGAGTACCGAGAGCGAGCCGTTCGGCGTGCGGCGCAGACGGCCGACCTTGATCGCCTCCGCGACCTCCCGGCCGAGACGCAAGACGGCCAGCGGGTCGAGATGCTGGCCAACATCGAGTTTCCCAGCGAGATCGACGACGTGCTGGCCCGCGGGGCCGGCGGCATCGGGCTCTATCGCACGGAGTTCCTCTACCTCGCCAGCGATCACGAGCCGACGGAGGAGGAGCACTTCGCCGCCTATGCCGACGCCGTCCGCCGGCTCGAAGGTCGGCCGCTGGTCATCCGGACGCTCGACCTCGGCGCCGACAAGTACGCAGACGAGACCCGGTCTTCGACGGACGTGCCGAGCGAGACGCGACGTCGCTACGAGGGTCGGCCGCAGGAGCGGAACCCGTTCCTGGGCGATCGCAGCATCCGGCTGTGCCTGCACGACCTGCCGATGTTCAAGCGGCAGCTGCGGGCGATCCTCCGCGCCAGCGCCGCCACGAAGAACGCCGACGTCCGCATCATGTTCCCGATGATCACAACGATCATGGAGCTGCGTCAGGCCAAAATGGTGCTCCACGACGTCGAGGAGGAGCTCGAAGACGAGGACCTGCCGTTCCGACGGAACATTCCGATCGGCATGATGATCGAGGTGCCGTCGGCGGCGCTGATGGCGCCGCAGTTCGCACGCGAAGTCGACTTTTTCAGCATCGGGACCAACGACCTCATCCAGTACACGCTGGCAGTCGATAGGACCAACGAGCGCGTGGCGGGGCTCTTCAACCCGGCGCACCCTGCGGTCTTGAGCCTGATTCGCGGCGTCATTCGAGCCGGGAAGCGAGCGGAGATCGGCGTAAGCGTTTGCGGGGAAATGGCCGGCGAGCCGCTCTACACTTTGCTCCTGCTGGGCCTGGGCCTGTCCACGTTCAGCATGAACGGCCCCGACGTGCCGGTGGTGAAGCGGGTCATCCGCCACACCACCGCCAAGCACGCCCGAGACGTCGGCCGACGCGTCATGAGCTTCGACAGCGAACGTCAAGTGGTGCATTACCTGCAAGAAGAGATGCGCCGCCTGCTGCCCGATGATGACGCGTGA
- a CDS encoding Rne/Rng family ribonuclease, translating to MAKELLVNVSRGEEVRVALVEEGRLEEIYLERDNAASNVGNIYLGKVTNVEGSIQAAFVDFGYGRNGFLHVQDLHPDHFPEGGKWDRINERVGKKIGRRDRPPIQDCLRRGDRIVVQIIKEGIGTKGPTLTSYPSIPGRFLVAMPGVGQMGVSKNIEDETERRRLRKVLDGLEPPKDVGFIIRTAGEGKAKLELERDFKYLSRVWGEIDKARKGAKAPALLYSEGDLVTRTVRDVWSSDVDRIIVDDPETAVRVRQFFKLLMPRTKVDVQLYEGQVPLFHATGVEREVETMFSRHVPMANGGSLVIDSTEAIVAIDVNTGKFREHGDAEETAFRMDLEAADEVCRQLRLRDLGGIVIVDFIDLRFARHRQALHDRLEENFKRDRAKSRHLMMSEFGIVEITRQRMRPDLRKSVYEPCPWSRGTGYIKTPESLSLDVMRKLRVAAADDRIMKATVRLYPRAALHVLNANREGLAKLEHKENLPIEIKPDESLAADQVELDLQDADGRPIVIESIKHREEGQVDQGGQRRRRRGGRGRSKKTTESTAAADVAIEVDEDGLMLVDDLRDVNEMSEDDLAAIAEKAAKRGDADDPMQAVLEAMSNDEIDDEEEEYEDEKPARGRRRRGRRRTAKAEESAEDEVEATKDEPEDDEDEKPSRGRRRRRGRGRGKAEAEVEVEAETNAADESAVQAEAADDEDDAGPSRRRRRRRGRKSTEDETAETASADEAPAAVAEPEADDEDDEAAAPRSRRRRRRRGRSADEENTSGGQPVVEEANESTEPTPDDDEPPANGRRRRRRRSRRSETDDAPAEVEAEAEVAEPEADEKPADEPEEDEPKSSRRGRRRRSRSSSADADEVPASTPEPEPEPEPASEPEPEPEPEPEATEEASPAKRRRRSRGKLVKSRPIVVESAVPSETPAEEEKPKAKAKAPKKAAKQATRKKATKKATDKDDDAEAAKKKAAKRTRKKAAKKTTKKAAKDD from the coding sequence ATGGCCAAGGAATTACTCGTCAACGTCTCACGCGGAGAGGAAGTCCGCGTCGCCCTCGTCGAAGAGGGACGCCTCGAGGAGATCTACCTCGAACGTGACAACGCCGCCTCCAACGTCGGCAACATTTATCTCGGCAAGGTCACCAACGTCGAAGGCTCCATCCAGGCCGCCTTCGTCGACTTCGGCTACGGCCGAAACGGCTTCCTCCACGTCCAGGACCTTCACCCCGATCACTTTCCAGAAGGTGGCAAGTGGGACCGGATCAACGAACGTGTCGGCAAGAAGATTGGCCGACGCGATCGCCCGCCAATCCAGGACTGCCTTCGTCGCGGCGATCGCATCGTCGTCCAGATCATCAAGGAAGGCATCGGCACCAAGGGCCCGACGCTGACGAGCTATCCGTCGATTCCCGGCCGGTTCCTGGTCGCCATGCCGGGCGTCGGGCAGATGGGCGTCAGCAAGAACATCGAGGACGAGACTGAGCGACGTCGCCTACGCAAAGTTCTCGACGGCCTCGAACCGCCCAAGGACGTCGGCTTCATCATCCGCACCGCCGGCGAGGGCAAGGCCAAGCTCGAACTCGAGCGCGACTTCAAGTATCTCAGCCGCGTCTGGGGCGAGATCGACAAGGCCCGAAAGGGTGCCAAGGCCCCAGCGCTCCTCTACAGCGAGGGCGACCTCGTCACCCGGACTGTGCGCGACGTCTGGTCGAGCGATGTCGACCGCATCATCGTCGACGACCCGGAGACGGCTGTCCGCGTGCGGCAGTTCTTCAAGCTGCTGATGCCGCGGACGAAGGTCGACGTGCAGCTGTACGAAGGTCAGGTGCCGCTCTTCCACGCGACGGGCGTGGAGCGCGAGGTGGAGACGATGTTCAGCCGCCACGTGCCGATGGCCAACGGCGGCTCGCTGGTCATCGACTCAACCGAGGCGATCGTCGCCATCGACGTCAACACCGGCAAGTTCCGCGAACACGGCGACGCCGAGGAAACCGCCTTCCGAATGGACCTCGAAGCGGCCGACGAAGTCTGCCGGCAGCTTCGCCTGCGCGACCTCGGCGGCATCGTCATCGTCGACTTCATCGACCTCCGCTTCGCCCGGCACCGACAGGCGCTGCACGATCGGCTGGAAGAGAACTTCAAGCGGGACCGTGCCAAGAGCCGTCACCTGATGATGTCCGAATTCGGCATCGTCGAAATCACACGTCAGCGGATGCGGCCGGACCTCCGCAAGAGCGTCTACGAGCCGTGCCCGTGGAGTCGCGGAACCGGCTACATCAAGACGCCCGAGAGCCTGAGCCTCGACGTGATGCGCAAGCTGCGCGTCGCGGCGGCGGACGATCGGATCATGAAGGCGACGGTTCGGCTCTACCCGCGGGCGGCACTGCACGTGTTGAACGCCAACCGCGAAGGCCTCGCGAAGCTTGAGCACAAGGAGAACCTGCCGATCGAGATCAAGCCGGACGAGTCCCTCGCGGCCGACCAGGTCGAGCTCGACCTGCAGGACGCGGACGGGCGACCGATCGTGATCGAATCCATCAAGCACCGCGAGGAGGGCCAGGTCGACCAAGGCGGACAGCGTCGCCGGCGTCGCGGTGGACGTGGGCGATCGAAGAAGACCACCGAGTCCACCGCCGCCGCGGACGTCGCCATCGAGGTGGACGAGGACGGCCTGATGCTCGTCGACGATCTGCGCGACGTGAACGAGATGAGCGAGGACGACCTCGCGGCCATCGCCGAGAAGGCCGCCAAGCGTGGCGACGCCGACGATCCGATGCAGGCCGTCCTCGAGGCGATGTCGAACGACGAAATCGACGACGAGGAAGAAGAGTACGAAGACGAGAAGCCGGCACGTGGCCGACGGCGTCGCGGACGGCGTCGAACCGCCAAAGCGGAAGAGTCCGCAGAAGACGAAGTCGAAGCGACGAAGGACGAGCCGGAAGACGACGAGGATGAGAAGCCGTCGCGCGGCAGACGTCGTCGCCGCGGTCGTGGCCGAGGCAAAGCCGAGGCAGAAGTCGAAGTCGAAGCAGAGACGAATGCTGCCGACGAGTCCGCTGTCCAAGCTGAGGCAGCAGATGATGAAGACGACGCCGGCCCGAGTCGTCGTCGCCGCCGACGCCGTGGCCGAAAGTCGACGGAGGACGAGACAGCCGAGACGGCCTCGGCCGACGAGGCACCGGCCGCTGTGGCAGAGCCTGAGGCGGATGATGAGGACGACGAGGCTGCGGCACCACGTTCTCGTCGCCGGCGTCGTCGTCGCGGCCGATCCGCTGACGAAGAAAACACGTCGGGCGGACAGCCCGTGGTCGAAGAAGCGAACGAGTCGACCGAGCCCACTCCCGACGACGACGAACCGCCCGCGAATGGCCGTCGCCGTCGACGCCGACGGTCACGTCGCAGCGAGACGGACGACGCACCCGCAGAGGTCGAGGCCGAAGCTGAGGTCGCAGAGCCAGAAGCGGACGAGAAGCCGGCGGACGAGCCTGAAGAAGACGAGCCCAAGTCCTCTCGTCGTGGTCGGCGTCGTCGGTCGCGATCGTCATCGGCCGATGCCGACGAGGTGCCGGCGAGCACGCCCGAGCCAGAACCCGAACCGGAACCTGCTTCCGAGCCAGAGCCGGAGCCGGAGCCGGAGCCGGAGGCGACCGAGGAAGCCTCGCCGGCAAAACGTCGGCGCCGCAGTCGTGGCAAGCTCGTGAAGTCGCGACCGATCGTGGTTGAGTCCGCCGTTCCGAGCGAGACGCCAGCCGAGGAAGAGAAGCCCAAAGCCAAAGCCAAAGCTCCGAAGAAGGCTGCGAAACAGGCGACTCGCAAGAAAGCCACCAAGAAGGCAACGGACAAAGACGACGACGCCGAAGCAGCCAAGAAGAAGGCCGCCAAGCGGACCCGCAAGAAGGCCGCGAAGAAGACAACCAAGAAAGCGGCGAAGGACGACTAG